Below is a genomic region from Desulfitibacter alkalitolerans DSM 16504.
TACCTCTGGTTATAATTGAACTGAAAAATCCTGCCGATGAAAATGCAACAGTAAAAGCAGCTTACCAACAATTACAAACCTACAAGCAAGCTATTCCAAGCCTCTTTACGTTCAATGCTTTTATGATAATATCCGACGGTCTGGAAGCCAAAGCAGGTTCCCTTTCCGCAGGTTTAAGTCGCTTTATGACCTGGAAATCATCTGACGGTAAAACAGAAGCATCCCATCTCATTGGACAACTGGAAACACTAATTAAAGGTATGCTCAATAAGGGAACATTGTTAGATCTGATTCGCCATTTTATCGTATTTGAAAAATCCAAAAAAGAGGACAAAGAAACCGGTATCATCACCATTGAGACTGTCAAGAAATTAGCGGCTTATCATCAATATTATGCAGTAAACAGAGCTGTCGAGTCCACATTAAGAGCTGCAGGATACCTATCTCTAACGGTGAATGATGGTACAAATATCTTAATGGAAACACCGGAAAGCTATGGTGTGCCTGGTGTAAAACAACAACCGGTTGGAGACCGTAAAGGTGGCGTAGTTTGGCATACCCAGGGCAGTGGGAAATCATTATCTATGGTGTTTTATACCGGGAAAATAGTTCTTGCCATGAATAACCCAACAGTAGTGATCATAACAGACCGGAATGATTTGGACGATCAGTTGTTTGATACGTTTGCATCTTCAAAGCAACTTCTCAGACAAGAGCCCGTGCAGGCAGAAGACAGAGAACAATTAAAAGAGCTTCTAAAAGTTGCCTCGGGTGGTGTGGTATTTACAACTATTCAAAAGTTTCAACCGGATGAAGGCAATGTTTATGAGCAACTTTCCGACAGGGAAAACATTATTGTTATAGCAGACGAAGCTCATCGCACACAATACGGCTTTAAAGCAAAGACAGTCGATGATAAGGATGAGCAGGGAAATATCATAGGCAAAAAAATAGTCTATGGTTTTGCGAAATATATGCGTGATGCACTACCTAATGCAACCTACCTTGGGTTTACAGGGACACCTATTGAAAACACGGATGTAAATACACCTGCTGTTTTTGGCAATTATGTAGATGTCTACGATATAAGCCAGGCTGTTGATGACGGAGCAACGGTAAGGATTTATTATGAAAGCAGATTGGCTAAAATAAATCTCAGCGAAGAGGGAAAAAAGCTGGTGGCTGATTTGGATGATGAAATGGAAAAGGACGAGTTGACGGAAACCCAAAAGTCCAAGACAAAATGGACGCAACTGGAAGCCTTAATCGGTAGTGAAAATCGAATAAATCTGGTTGCTCAGGATATTGTTAATCATTTTGAACAAAGACAGGAAGTATTTGATGGCAAGGGTATGATAGTGTCCATGTCCAGAAGGATTGCTGCTGACCTATATGATGAAATTGTTAAGATTAAGCCTCAGTGGCACAGCAATGACTTGAAAAAAGGCGTTATCAAAGTGGTGATGACTTCTTCATCTTCTGATGGACCCCAAATATCTAAGCATCATACAACAAAAGAGCAGAGAAGATTACTGGCAGATAGGATGAAAGATCCAGAAGATGAGTTAAAACTGGTGATTGTTCGGGATATGTGGCTTACCGGTTTTGATGCTCCTTCGATGCATACTTTGTATATTGATAAGCCTATGAAAGGTCATAACCTAATGCAGGCAATTGCCAGGGTTAACCGAGTATATAAAGACAAGCCCGGCGGTCTTGTGGTGGATTATCTTGGAATTGCCTCTGATCTGAAAAAAGCATTAGCTTTTTATTCTGATAGTGGAGGGAAAGGCGACCCTGCCATTGCTCAGGAAAAAGCAGTTCAGTTGATGTTGGAAAAGCTGGAAGTTGTTTCGCAGATGTACCATGGATTTTCTTATGAGAATTATTTTGATGCGGATACATCGATGAAACTATCTATAATCCTTGCAGCAGAGGAACATATTCTCGGTCTTGAAAACGGCAAAAAAAGATATATAGACGAAGTAACTGCATTCTCAAAAGCTTTTGCCATTGCTATTCCCCATGAACAAGCAATGGATGTGAAAGATGAAGTTGCGTTTTTTCAGGCTGTTAAATCCAGATTAGCCAAGTTTGATAGTACCGGCACTAGCAAAACAAATGAAGAAATGGATACTGCAATTAGGCAAGTTATTGATAAAGCTTTAGTAACAGAGCAAGTAATTGATGTGTTTGATGCTGCAGGGATTAAAAAACCCGATATTTCTATACTCTCAGAAGAATTTCTTTTAGAAGTAAAAAATATGGAGCATAAAAATGTTGCTCTTGAGGTCCTTAAGAAATTGCTTAATGATGAAATAAAATCAAGGACTAAAAAGAACATGGTACAAAGTAAAGCTTTAATGGAAATGCTAGAAAGTTCAATTAAAAAATATCACAATAAAATAATGACAGCTGCAGAAGTTATTGAAGAGTTGATTGCACTCAGTAAGGATATTCAAAAAATGGATAAAGAGCCACAAGAAATGGGCTTGTCAGAATATGAATACGCTTTTTATACGGCCATTGCAAATAATAATAGTGCCAAAGAATTAATGCAAAAAGATAAATTGAGAGAGTTGGCTGTTGTATTGTTTGAAAAAGTGAGAGACAATGCATCAATTGACTGGACAATAAAAGAAAGCGTAAAAGCAAAATTAAAAGTGATTGTAAAACGGACTTTAAGGCAATTTGGATATCCCCCGGATATGCAGAAACTGGCAACAGAAACAGTATTAAAACAGGCAGAACTTATTGCAGAGGAATTAACCAATAAAAGATAGAATGTTTCTTAGAGCGAACTTTCTAAAATTATTGGATAGTTCAGATTTACATAATACGGCTTAATATTAAGGAGATTTAATAAAAGTACTACTTTAGAAATAAAAACCAAGACGGATATTGAAATTAATATCTGAGCAAGACAATATTAATAAACAACTCAAAATGTTATAGAAATAGCTTTTGGGGGTGAGCGAGATATAATGAATATTTATGAGAAATTTGGGAATAGATTTGAAAAGCGGATTCAAAGATTGCAAAATAAATATGATGACAAAATATTATTAGGATTTATCAAGGTTTCTGATGAGGAATATGATGATCTAAAAATACATTCTCGCTCCCTTTTACAGAAGTATCCTGTTGAAATAATTAAAAGCTATTCTGAGTGTTGCCTAATAATTGTTCTGACATTGGTTCAGATTGCTATTAGAGAGGTGTCCGAAGAAGGCGAACGTGAATTTTGGGTTATTGTTTGTAATATTTTGGACATTGATTATAAAAGTGTTTTAAAAAGCAAAGATATTCTTTTAAAATATTTAAAATTCAACGATTATTTCTTTTATATGAACGACAAACAACATGAGTACGTTAGAACTGTTGATTGCCATGCTGTTATACCAAGTATCTCTGCATATAAATTGTATAACTTCCTGTACGATGCTTATTTAAGGGATTTGGAAGAAGAATATGATGCAAGCTTAATTGATGAGTATATAGACATTATGTTTGAATATTTTAACGCTTACATAAATTTTGATGATGAAAGTGATAATATTTTGTCAAGTGGTATCAAAATAAGCAAGCACTATATGTTAACAAAGCCTTTTCGTGTTGCCTGTTTAAATCATAGAAAAATAATGAAAGATTTTATTAATAAGACTATTTTTCACATCGATCAAGTATCCTTTAAAGGTATGTTTCCAGAAGATTCAGAACTATTTTCTAAAGAATTTGTTTCATGGTGGAAAAATAAACAACAAGAAAAATTGGTTAATTATGAAGTCGATTTAAAAGAAATGCGAACTCATAAGGAGGAACAAACTAGACGTGAAAAAAGATTTATTTCAGCATATTACCAACTAAAAGAAACGGAACTTATACTAAACATTCCACAGCAGCGTCTTACATTAAACCAGATTGAAAATGAAATAATTTTGAATTTATATAATGGTGGAGAATTGTTACCTCAGTTCACCAAAAAACTCAAGGTATTTGGACATGTTATGTTTAGGACTGAGGAAGAAATTATAAAACTCAATCGTATATATAATGAGCTTCGATATGAAATAATTAGTGGCACCGAAATTGTTTATGATTCAAAGGAAACACTTTTTAGGAGTGGCCTACTTTTTAGTTCAGACGGTTTGGACGAGATAAATGGAAAAGACCTCTGTGTTGGAGATATTAAAGTTGTTGCCGCATTAGATACAGAATTAGTGCCGGACTGTAATTTTGATAGAATAACTCAAGATAATTATGTGATTTATGTATTGTTTTTACGTGAGAATTCCAGTTTTCTTTTGGATAATAGGTTTTATTCTCTTGAACAGCAAATGTACGAAAGTCGATTAAACTACGAATATAAATATAAAGGGGCTTACATATATCATAAAGGGAAATCTTATAACATTTTTACTGCATTGCCTTCCTTTGGCATTCGGTGTGAGGGTACTGTCAATGCTAAAAAATATGTTGTAAACATAAATGAAAACCAATTACGCTTGTCAGGCTTTGGTAAAATTAAGTTTTTTATGGTTGAAGACGGCTCTGGTGACGATTATATTTCATGTATATTGAATGAAAGACAAGTGCAGGATTATAAATTTTATTCATTAACTGTTCGCAAAGCAGGAGACTCAAAGCTGATAATTAAAGAGGATTTTATAATTATCCCCGACTTTAGATGTAACTTTGAAAAAGAAATATACTATAACGAAAAAACTGTTAATATTTCAAGAATAACAGGAGATAATATTTGCTTTCATGATATTCAGTTCCCTTTTTCAGTTCATTGTGGTGCAGAAAACATTGCTAGAATCAAATGCCAAATTGACGGGGCTTTATGTGAAATGGTTATTGAATTACCGGTTGTTTCATGGAAGCTAGGTAATTACTCACCTGAAAACAACGAAACAGTTATTTGGCATAATAGCATTCATGATTATATTTTTACTCTAAAATGGTACTTTAATACTCCAAACCTGCTAATTAACAAAGAACAAACAGTTAATGGAGATAAAAGATACACAGCAATTTATTACGATTTAAAGAGTTTTTTTGAATTAGAAAAAGATTTTGAAGTAGGTGTGGAGATTGCTGGGAAATATATAAAATTTGCAAGCATTACCTTCACGCCCAAAGTCACAGAAGCGGATTTTGTTTACAATAAGAATCTGCAGGCGGTTTTTGGATTTTGGAAATTTATTGGGGAAGGGAGCTTGCAAATCAAGATTACCTCAAGGGAAAACGGCTATTTGGTATTTAAGAAACAATTTGATGGTGTTAATAGCTTTGAAGAACCTATAAATTTACCTTACGGCTTTTATAACGTTACAATTACTCAAAAGCAAGAAGATGAATTTGGTGAGTCAGGAAATGATGAAGTGCTCTTACACGAAAGCACGCTTATAGTAGGAGATAAATTCTATCTTTTGCTAAAAGGTAAAGAAGTGAAGATCGATAACTGCTTTTACTTTGACAAACGGTTTGAAGTGGAGAATTTCTTTTTTGACAGCATTAGAATTGAACAGGAAAATTTACTATATACGGCATCTGCTTTCTTTTATAAACGTAAAATGCAAACCGGCGAGTTGTTTAAATGGTATATAAATGAGAACAATCCGGTAAAAATTGAAATTATCGATGTTGATGAATATCAATTTACTATAGAGATTAGAGAACAAAGTGACGATGGTTTTATTTATGATAAAAAAACTAAACATATTATGCCGGATGGCGGACAAAAAGATAGGAAACGGTATCAAACCGCAGATTATTATATTGTGAATTTGGGGGGATTGTCATGAATTTTAATCCCATAAAGGCGTCGAGTGAAATTGTTGATAAATACATACGCTACATAAACACTTCACTTTATATTAAAGATAACAACTATATGAAGCAGCTTAAGGAGATATTAAAGCAAAAAAATAAAATCGCAAAAGGGCCTTATCTTGATGTATCTGATACCTTTGAAAAGGGGCATACACTAATAGAGTTAATAAACGAGGGGATATTATGTCCTGAGATGCTTAATATAAAAAGCCGCAAGTTACCACTGGAAAGACCTTTATATGCACACCAAGAGGAAGCGATTAACAAGGTGATAAAGGGTAAAAATCTAGTGGTTTCTACGGGTACGGGATCAGGTAAAACGGAATCCTTTTTAATCCCTATTCTTAATCATCTAACAGAACAAAAACAAAATAATATACTCACTCCCGGCGGCGTTCGGGCGTTGATTATCTATCCTATGAACGCTTTAGCTAACGACCAACTAAAACGGATGAGAGATTTACTTGAGAACTACAAATATATCACCTTTGGTGCATATACAGGAGAAACAAAACCAAAATATAAAGACGCCTTGGCAAAATATAAAAGTTTAA
It encodes:
- a CDS encoding type I restriction endonuclease subunit R produces the protein MVMNRITENVIEEFAIELLEKSGYQYIYAPDIAPDSDAPERQSFEDVLLLEHLKTAIGRINPKIPTDAREDAIKQIQRLNSPELITNNEAFHRMLTEGIKVSYQQDGNDRGDLVWLIDFSKPENNNFIVANQFTIIENGVNKRPDIILFVNGIPLVIIELKNPADENATVKAAYQQLQTYKQAIPSLFTFNAFMIISDGLEAKAGSLSAGLSRFMTWKSSDGKTEASHLIGQLETLIKGMLNKGTLLDLIRHFIVFEKSKKEDKETGIITIETVKKLAAYHQYYAVNRAVESTLRAAGYLSLTVNDGTNILMETPESYGVPGVKQQPVGDRKGGVVWHTQGSGKSLSMVFYTGKIVLAMNNPTVVIITDRNDLDDQLFDTFASSKQLLRQEPVQAEDREQLKELLKVASGGVVFTTIQKFQPDEGNVYEQLSDRENIIVIADEAHRTQYGFKAKTVDDKDEQGNIIGKKIVYGFAKYMRDALPNATYLGFTGTPIENTDVNTPAVFGNYVDVYDISQAVDDGATVRIYYESRLAKINLSEEGKKLVADLDDEMEKDELTETQKSKTKWTQLEALIGSENRINLVAQDIVNHFEQRQEVFDGKGMIVSMSRRIAADLYDEIVKIKPQWHSNDLKKGVIKVVMTSSSSDGPQISKHHTTKEQRRLLADRMKDPEDELKLVIVRDMWLTGFDAPSMHTLYIDKPMKGHNLMQAIARVNRVYKDKPGGLVVDYLGIASDLKKALAFYSDSGGKGDPAIAQEKAVQLMLEKLEVVSQMYHGFSYENYFDADTSMKLSIILAAEEHILGLENGKKRYIDEVTAFSKAFAIAIPHEQAMDVKDEVAFFQAVKSRLAKFDSTGTSKTNEEMDTAIRQVIDKALVTEQVIDVFDAAGIKKPDISILSEEFLLEVKNMEHKNVALEVLKKLLNDEIKSRTKKNMVQSKALMEMLESSIKKYHNKIMTAAEVIEELIALSKDIQKMDKEPQEMGLSEYEYAFYTAIANNNSAKELMQKDKLRELAVVLFEKVRDNASIDWTIKESVKAKLKVIVKRTLRQFGYPPDMQKLATETVLKQAELIAEELTNKR